Proteins from one Choloepus didactylus isolate mChoDid1 chromosome 4, mChoDid1.pri, whole genome shotgun sequence genomic window:
- the LOC119530786 gene encoding 26S proteasome non-ATPase regulatory subunit 11-like — MAAAAVVEFQRAQSLLSTDREASIDILHSIVKRDIQENDEEAVQVKEQSILELGSLLAKTGQAAELGGLLKYVRPFLNSISKAKAARLVRSLLDLFLDMEAATGQEVELCLECIEWAKSEKRTFLRQALEARLVSLYFDTKRYQEALHLGSQLLRELKKMDDKALLVEVQLLESKTYHALSNLPKARAALTSARTTANAIYCPPKLQATLDMQSGIIHAAEEKDWKTAYSYFYEAFEGYDSIDSPKAITYLKYMLLCKIMLNTPEDVQALVSGKLALRYAGRQTEALKCVAQASKNRSLADFEKALTDYRAELRDDPIISTHLAKLYDNLLEQNLIRVIEPFSRVQIAHISSLIKLAKADVERKLSQMILDKKFHGILDQGEGVLIIFDEPPVDKTYEAALETIQNMSKVVDSLYNKAKKLT; from the coding sequence atggcggcggcggcggtggtaGAGTTCCAGAGAGCCCAGTCTCTACTCAGCACCGACCGGGAGGCCTCCATTGACATTCTCCACTCCATCGTGAAGCGTGACATACAGGAGAATGATGAGGAGGCAGTGCAGGTCAAAGAGCAGAGCATCCTGGAACTGGGGTCTCTCCTGGCAAAGACTGGACAAGCTGCAGAGCTTGGAGGACTCCTGAAGTATGTGAGGCCCTTTTTGAATTCCATCAGCAAGGCTAAAGCAGCTCGTCTGGTCAGATCTCTTCTTGATCTGTTTCTTGATATGGAAGCTGCTACAGGGCAGGAGGTCGAGTTGTGTTTAGAGTGCATTGAGTGGGCCAAATCAGAGAAAAGAACTTTCCTACGTCAAGCTTTGGAGGCGAGACTGGTGTCTTTGTACTTTGATACCAAGAGGTACCAGGAAGCATTGCATTTGGGTTCTCAGTTGCTGCGGGAGTTGAAAAAGATGGACGACAAAGCCCTTCTGGTGGAAGTACAGCTTTTAGAAAGCAAAACATACCATGCCCTGAGCAACCTGCCGAAAGCTCGAGCTGCCTTAACTTCTGCTCGAACCACAGCAAATGCTATCTACTGCCCCCCTAAATTGCAGGCCACTTTGGACATGCAGTCAGGTATTATCCATGCAGCAGAGGAGAAGGACTGGAAAACTGCGTACTCATATTTCTATGAGGCATTTGAGGGTTATGACTCCATCGATAGCCCCAAGGCCATTACATATCTGAAGTACATGTTGCTGTGCAAAATCATGCTCAACACTCCAGAAGATGTCCAGGCTTTGGTGAGCGGGAAGCTTGCACTTCGCTATGCGGGCAGGCAGACAGAAGCATTAAAATGTGTGGCTCAGGCTAGCAAGAACAGATCACTGGCAGATTTTGAAAAGGCCCTGACAGATTACCGGGCAGAGCTCCGGGATGACCCAATCATCAGCACACACTTGGCCAAGTTGTATGATAACTTACTGGAACAGAATCTGATCCGAGTTATTGAGCCTTTTTCCCGAGTACAGATTGCACACATATCTAGCCTCATCAAACTCGCTAAGGCCGACGTGGAAAGGAAATTATCACAGATGATTCTTGACAAGAAATTTCACGGGATCTTGGACCAGGGGGAGGGTGTCCTGATTATTTTCGATGAACCACCAGTAGATAAAACTTATGAAGCCGCTCTGGAAACAATTCAGAACATGAGTAAAGTAGTGGATTCCCTCTACAACAAAGCCAAGAAGCTGACATAG